One Hermetia illucens chromosome 4, iHerIll2.2.curated.20191125, whole genome shotgun sequence DNA segment encodes these proteins:
- the LOC119653447 gene encoding trehalase isoform X3, with protein MNSGQTKSECTISEIFCHGRLLHTIQMAQLYPDSKTFVDMKLKDTPAQTLKAFDDMMAAKNNTPSKDDLKQFVEDNFEKSGTEFEDWDPSDWKENPKFLQLVYNSELRSWGSNLNHLWKMLGRKMIKDVALHPELYSIIYVENPVIVPGGRFKEFYYWDSYWIVRGLLYSEMYTTTRGMLSNFLSIVERFGFIPNGGRVYYSKRSQPPLLAAMIQSYIEFTGDDEFAIKSVDILEHEFEFWMNNHTHEINGHILAAYGDASTGPRPESYSEDVKTAEIFETDAEKEECYSELKAAAESGMDFSSRWFIVADGSNNGTLKDLKTRSIIPVELNAILFWNAKIIAGIHSKSGNIEKANQYETKAQEIYRAIQAVLWDEDVGAWLDYDMINNKRRNYFVPTNLAPLWMKCYNISDTEHIASRVLKYINDTGIDQYPGGVPNTLSKTGEQWDFPNVWPPMQYLLIEGLEKLGTKETKELAYKWAERWTLSNYKAFKDTTHMFEKYDAEEFGGHGKGGEYEVQLGFGWSNGVVIEFLAKYGDKLRVAEC; from the exons TCAAACGAAAAGTGAATGTACAATTTC TGAAATCTTCTGTCATGGACGACTACTACATACAATACAAATGGCTCAATTATACCCCGACTCGAAAACTTTCGTTGACATGAAACTAAAAGATACGCCTGCACAAACACTAAAGGCTTTTGACGATATGATGGCTGCGAAAAATAATACGCCCTCCAAAGATGACTTGAAACAATTCGTAGAG gACAATTTCGAAAAATCAGGCACAGAATTTGAAGACTGGGACCCATCAGACTGGAAAGAGAATCcaaaattcctccaacttgtcTACAATTCCGAACTACGGTCTTGGGGTAGTAATCTAAATCACCTTTGGAAGATGTTAGGTCGTAAAATGATCAAAGATGTAGCGTTGCATCCCGAGTTATATTCTATTATCTACGTGGAGAATCCTGTAATCGTACCAGGCGGAAGATTCAAGGAATTTTACTACTGGGACTCATACTGGATCGTTCGCGGTCTCCTCTACTCGGAAATGTACACTACCACTCGTGGCATGCTCAGCAATTTCTTATCAATCGTTGAACGATTCGGATTCATCCCTAATGGAGGACGCGTCTACTATTCCAAACGGTCACAACCACCGCTATTAGCTGCGATGATCCAATCATACATTGAATTCACTGGCGATGATGAGTTCGCTATCAAAAGTGTTGATATACTTGAACACGAGTTCGAGTTTTGGATGAACAATCACACGCATGAAATCAACGGACATATTTTAGCAGCATATGGAGATGCTTCTACTGGCCCCCGGCCGGAGTCCTACAGCGAGGATGTTAAAACAGCGGAAATTTTCGAGACTGACGCAGAAAAGGAAGAATGCTACTCCGAATTGAAAGCAGCCGCAGAATCTGGTATGGACTTTTCCAGTCGATGGTTTATTGTTGCGGATGGATCgaataacggtacactaaaagACCTCAAGACTCGATCGATAATTCCAGTCGAGCTGAACGCCATTCTCTTTTGGAATGCCAAAATTATCGCTGGAATTCATTCGAAAAGTGGGAATATCGAAAAAGCCAACCAATATGAGACTAAAGCTCAAGAAATTTATAGA GCTATTCAAGCTGTTCTTTGGGATGAAGACGTTGGTGCTTGGCTAGATTATGATATGATCAACAACAAGAGAAGAAACTATTTTGTTCCCACCAATCTAGCACCGCTTTGGATGAAATGTTACAACATTTCTGATACAGAACACATTGCTTCGCGTGTCCTTAAATATATCAATGACACAGGGATTGATCAATATCCTGGTGGAGTACCAAATACTCTATCGAAGACTGGCGAACAATGGGACTTCCCCAACGTATGGCCACCAATGCAATATCTCCTCATTGAAGGcctggaaaaattgggaacaaaaGAAACTAAAGAATTGGCTTACAAATGGGCTGAAAGATGGACATTGTCAAATTACAAGGCATTCAAAGACACCACACACATGTTTGAAAAG